TTAATGTGCACTTCACCAGTGCTAGGGATGCCAAGGCAGGTTCCATGGACACCCCAAGTCGTCCCGCCGTTACAGCTGAAACCAGGCTGCCATCGTCCAGTAACTGCCGAGATCTTTGCGTTGCTCGCTTTGCAAGACGGCTTGATATCGAGACGGAAGAAGCCGTTGGGAGAACCGCTTATACATATAGGTCCGGCTTCACTGAGAGTAGGCAAAAGAGCGAACGCTGCGAGAAAAAACAGAAGGAGGGATTTCTTCATAAGCAAGTTTCCTTTCCAGTTTGAGGGGTTGTAGTGAAGTTAGGAAATTTTATCGCCGAGATCCTGGTCAAACCAAGCAGTGGGGGTGGTGAGCGAGTCCGGATGCGCATGACTATATTCCAACGAGCAATTTTCACAGACAGGAAGTTCCACCGTACTAAGCTGAAATAACCTTGTCAAATTTATTATGCGCCCCACCGAGGGAGCGAGATTGCAGGCGTGAGGCGCTGAAGACATAATGCTGCGAAATAGCCTCAAGAGAGAACCGCATGACAACACAAACTACTGTTCAGAAGTCAACGACCACGACCACCGGCCCGGAACTGGTGGCGCGCGCCCGCGCACTGGCTCCCTTGCTGGCGAAACACGCTGCCGAGGCGGAGCGCCAGCGTAAGCCGGTCGATGCTGTAATTCGAGCGCTAGAAGAAGCCGAGATTTTTAAGCTGATGGTGCCACGCTGCTATGGCGGTTTGGAACTCGACCTGGATACCTTCTTCGAGGTCGGAGTCGCGCTCGGCGAAGGCGACGCCTCGGCCCCACGTCTCCATTCGGGTCTGGCGGCGTCCGCAAGTGTGGGTTATCAGCGTTGCTGATGCCATCAAAATTCCGTACAGGAGCTGGAGCAGCCAGGGAACTAGGTTGCGTCTGTAGTGCCGAGTCTGACGTGTCAGCTTCGGTTGCCGGTGGCTGCGGCAATGAAAAGGCCGGCACATCATGCGAGGCTTCCGGCGCCGAGGCCGGAGCCAGATCACGCAATGGCCGTGACCTGTCGACTTTGACTGGCTGGACCACAAACGGCTCCGGCTGGGCAGTGATGCCAGTCTGAGCGCTGCTTACGATAATCCCCACAGCAAGGGAAAACAGCCCTCCTCCGTGCATCCATCTGAATTTAAGATTCCATCGCGAGGATACAAGGCCAAGGTGTTTCGTCAGTATAGATCGTTGCACCCGGCTATCCTCATTAAGCGCACAGGAAGAAGTGCTGGTTAGGTTTTGTTAGCGAACTTGTCTTTCAGGCGCCGAACGACATGGGGAGGCACAAGCCCGTCCACGTTACCGCCAAAGCTGGCGATCTCTTTCACAAGACGGGCGGCGGTATAGAAATGCGCGGCACCCGTCATGAGGAAGATAGTCTCGATATGCGGCTTCATGCGCCGGTTCATCAGCGCCATCTGAAATTCGTAGTCGAAATCAGACACCGCACGCAGACCGCGAACAATGACAGTGGCGTTTTTGCGATCGACGTAATCCACTAACAAGCCGTAGAAGTGATCGTATTCGACGCGATCGGCAACGTCCTTCAGTTCTTCCTGGAACATTTCGATGCGTTCCTGGGGCGTGAACAGGAAGTTGTCTTTTTGGGGGTTGAACACGGACGCCACCACGACTTCATCCACAATTTGCAAACTGCGACGAATGATGTCGATGTGTCCGTAAGTCGGTGGATCAAACGAGCCTGGATAGATCGCCCGGCGTGTCACTCAGCCTCCTCATTTTGCCGCTGGTAAAAAGACACTCCGGTTGTGCCGTAACGACGCCGGTCAGTCAAGGCCAAGGCCGGGTACACCTTGGCACCTTCTTCGTGGAGGCTGTGCTCGACCACGACCCATGCGTGCGGTTCGAGGACGCCACTGGTTGCTAACAGGCGAAGAGTTTTGTCCACCCAGCCTTCTCCATAGGGAGGATCGAGGAATACTCCGCCAAACCGGAGCCCTTGTTCCTCTGCGATTTTGATCCCCTTGGCCGCATACGCACGCATCCCCCACCCGTAAGAACGCAACCCGGTCAGCTTGAGGTTGTCCTGAATAGCACGCTGCGCTTCTGGGCTCGGATCGACAAAAAGCGCCGAGCGCGCGCCACGGCTGAGAGCTTCGATGCCTAGGGCACCAGTGCCCGCGAACAGGTCGAGGATAGCGATATCGGCGAGCGCGAAGCGGCTAACCAAAATGTTAAAGATCGCCTCGCGAACTTGATCTGCCGTAGGGCGGGTCTTGTGGCCTTTCGGCGCTTTCAGATGTATCCCGCCAGCCGAACCGGAAACGATGCGCATGGAATATCATCAGAACCTATCCCTGAACCTCCCAGGGCT
Above is a window of Deltaproteobacteria bacterium DNA encoding:
- the coaD gene encoding pantetheine-phosphate adenylyltransferase, with translation MTRRAIYPGSFDPPTYGHIDIIRRSLQIVDEVVVASVFNPQKDNFLFTPQERIEMFQEELKDVADRVEYDHFYGLLVDYVDRKNATVIVRGLRAVSDFDYEFQMALMNRRMKPHIETIFLMTGAAHFYTAARLVKEIASFGGNVDGLVPPHVVRRLKDKFANKT
- the rsmD gene encoding 16S rRNA (guanine(966)-N(2))-methyltransferase RsmD, giving the protein MRIVSGSAGGIHLKAPKGHKTRPTADQVREAIFNILVSRFALADIAILDLFAGTGALGIEALSRGARSALFVDPSPEAQRAIQDNLKLTGLRSYGWGMRAYAAKGIKIAEEQGLRFGGVFLDPPYGEGWVDKTLRLLATSGVLEPHAWVVVEHSLHEEGAKVYPALALTDRRRYGTTGVSFYQRQNEEAE
- a CDS encoding acyl-CoA dehydrogenase family protein, which encodes MTTQTTVQKSTTTTTGPELVARARALAPLLAKHAAEAERQRKPVDAVIRALEEAEIFKLMVPRCYGGLELDLDTFFEVGVALGEGDASAPRLHSGLAASASVGYQRC